In Cupriavidus basilensis, the following proteins share a genomic window:
- a CDS encoding VTT domain-containing protein, with protein MEASQVLPLLLHFDQHLGPAIAQYGVLVYGILFAIVFCEIGLLPLFFLPGDPLLFLCGAFCAAGALKLWILLPVLLIAAVAGSLLNYAIGKAIGERVFTGGYRWINRDALRRTHDFYQRHGGLTLLLSPFVAVVRTFAPFVAGVSAMSATRFALAASAGATVWVVSLLAGGYLFGNVPLVRDHMSAIVLLGLALGLGSLVVASAWRAVKGRQGARG; from the coding sequence ATGGAAGCATCGCAAGTCTTGCCGTTGCTGCTGCATTTCGACCAGCATCTTGGCCCTGCCATCGCGCAATACGGCGTCTTGGTCTACGGCATCCTGTTCGCCATCGTGTTCTGCGAGATCGGGCTGTTGCCGCTGTTCTTCCTGCCAGGCGACCCGCTGCTGTTCCTCTGTGGCGCGTTCTGCGCGGCGGGCGCGCTCAAGCTATGGATCCTGCTGCCGGTGCTGCTGATCGCCGCAGTGGCCGGCAGCCTGCTGAACTACGCCATCGGCAAAGCCATCGGGGAGCGCGTGTTCACGGGCGGCTACCGATGGATCAATCGCGACGCACTGCGCAGGACGCATGACTTCTACCAGCGCCACGGCGGGCTGACTTTGCTGCTGTCCCCTTTCGTCGCCGTGGTGCGCACCTTTGCGCCCTTCGTTGCGGGCGTGTCCGCCATGTCCGCGACGCGCTTCGCGCTGGCCGCGAGCGCTGGCGCTACGGTGTGGGTGGTGTCGCTGCTGGCCGGCGGCTATCTCTTCGGCAATGTGCCGCTGGTGCGCGATCACATGAGCGCCATCGTCCTGCTTGGGCTTGCGCTTGGGCTGGGGTCGCTGGTGGTGGCGAGTGCGTGGCGGGCGGTGAAGGGGAGGCAGGGGGCGCGGGGGTGA
- a CDS encoding type II toxin-antitoxin system RelE family toxin, producing the protein MSYELAFHEDALKEWKRLDASIKDQFRKQLEKRLAEPRVQSAKLSGKDMKDVYKIKLRDAGYRLVYEVNDRTVTVLVLAVGRRDKSEAYRRAGVRR; encoded by the coding sequence ATGAGTTATGAGCTCGCCTTTCACGAAGACGCTTTGAAGGAATGGAAGAGACTCGATGCGTCGATCAAGGATCAGTTTCGAAAACAGCTCGAGAAACGTCTGGCCGAACCCCGGGTGCAGTCTGCCAAGCTCAGCGGCAAGGACATGAAAGACGTCTACAAGATCAAGCTGCGCGATGCCGGGTACCGGCTGGTGTACGAGGTCAACGATCGTACCGTCACTGTGCTAGTGCTCGCTGTTGGACGACGGGACAAGAGTGAGGCGTATCGCCGGGCCGGTGTGAGGCGATAG
- a CDS encoding LysR family transcriptional regulator, whose protein sequence is MDLRQLKQFVAVAETSSFSRAAERLFMAQPPLSVAIRKLEEELGTPLFERTARGVRLTAPGEAALQAARKCLQNAEEVSTAARASATGEAGRLRIGFIGSVTFGLLPRLIQAFAKRHPQVKLALREGTNLELLSLVENGELDVGFVRVPTARPENVRFQLIQTDVFCAALPRGHALAKHKQVALHDLADCPLIGYTPSRVGGLQAAVSHLFARAGISPYIAQEAVQVQTVVGLVDSGLGVALVPSVNASHASGRVVFRPISDLPPDASIGISLAYHALAETAVTQRFRESIEAPAEKAPGAGGGNGQAK, encoded by the coding sequence ATGGACCTGCGTCAACTCAAGCAATTCGTAGCCGTCGCCGAGACCAGCAGCTTCAGCCGGGCGGCGGAGCGGCTCTTCATGGCACAGCCGCCGCTTTCCGTCGCCATCCGCAAACTGGAGGAAGAACTCGGCACGCCCTTGTTCGAGCGCACTGCCCGCGGGGTACGGCTGACCGCCCCCGGCGAAGCCGCCCTGCAAGCCGCCAGGAAATGCCTGCAGAATGCGGAAGAAGTCAGCACGGCCGCGCGCGCGAGCGCCACCGGCGAAGCCGGCCGGCTACGCATCGGGTTCATCGGCTCGGTCACGTTCGGTTTGCTGCCGCGGCTGATACAGGCGTTCGCCAAGCGCCACCCGCAGGTCAAGCTGGCGTTGCGCGAAGGCACCAACCTCGAACTGCTATCGCTAGTGGAAAACGGCGAGCTTGACGTGGGCTTCGTGCGCGTGCCCACCGCCCGCCCGGAAAACGTCCGCTTCCAGCTGATCCAGACCGACGTATTCTGTGCCGCGCTCCCGCGCGGCCACGCCCTGGCCAAGCACAAGCAGGTTGCCTTGCACGACCTCGCCGACTGTCCCCTGATCGGCTACACGCCCTCACGCGTGGGCGGCCTGCAAGCCGCGGTGTCGCACCTGTTCGCACGCGCCGGCATCAGCCCCTACATCGCGCAGGAAGCCGTACAGGTGCAGACCGTGGTAGGGCTGGTGGATAGCGGGCTCGGGGTGGCCCTGGTGCCATCGGTCAACGCATCGCACGCATCGGGCCGCGTAGTGTTCCGCCCGATCTCCGACCTGCCGCCGGATGCGTCGATCGGCATTTCCCTGGCGTATCACGCGCTCGCTGAAACCGCTGTCACGCAGCGTTTTCGCGAAAGCATCGAGGCGCCGGCGGAGAAGGCGCCCGGGGCCGGGGGGGGAAACGGCCAGGCGAAGTAG
- the phnC gene encoding phosphonate ABC transporter ATP-binding protein, producing MTHAIEVRGLSKSFQAGRKALDDVSLAVAPGEMVALLGASGSGKSTLLRHVAGFVAADAGGAGEVRVNGRAIQQGGRLARDVRAARAEIGFVFQQFNLVGRLPVITNVLTGMLPRVPLWRSLIRLFRVGEIDAGLEALAQVGIDDYAFRRASTLSGGQQQRAAIARTLVQNARVILADEPIASLDPESARRVMELLAQINRARRVAVVVSLHQVDVAMRYCPRVVALRHGKVVYDGPSAALTPAMLRELYGTQAAELLPDGAGLEVAAPAMPHGGLAAA from the coding sequence ATGACGCATGCGATTGAAGTGCGCGGCCTGTCCAAGTCGTTCCAGGCGGGACGCAAGGCGCTGGATGACGTGAGCCTTGCCGTTGCCCCTGGTGAAATGGTGGCGCTGCTGGGTGCCTCGGGCTCGGGCAAGTCCACGTTGCTGCGCCACGTGGCGGGGTTTGTCGCTGCCGATGCGGGCGGCGCTGGCGAGGTGCGGGTCAATGGCCGGGCCATCCAGCAAGGCGGCCGGCTGGCGCGTGATGTGCGCGCGGCAAGGGCAGAGATCGGTTTTGTGTTCCAGCAGTTCAACCTCGTGGGCCGCCTGCCGGTGATCACGAACGTGCTGACCGGCATGCTGCCGCGCGTGCCGCTGTGGCGCAGCCTGATCCGCTTGTTCCGTGTCGGCGAGATCGACGCAGGGCTCGAAGCGCTTGCCCAGGTTGGTATAGACGACTATGCCTTTCGGCGGGCCTCCACCCTGTCGGGCGGCCAGCAGCAGCGCGCGGCCATTGCCCGTACGTTGGTGCAGAACGCGCGGGTGATCCTGGCCGACGAGCCGATCGCTTCGCTGGATCCCGAATCCGCGCGGCGCGTGATGGAGTTGCTGGCGCAGATCAACCGGGCACGCCGCGTGGCGGTGGTGGTGTCGCTGCACCAGGTGGATGTGGCGATGCGCTATTGCCCGCGCGTGGTCGCGCTGCGCCACGGCAAGGTGGTCTACGACGGCCCGTCCGCCGCGCTCACCCCCGCCATGCTGCGCGAGCTGTATGGCACGCAAGCCGCCGAGCTGTTGCCCGATGGCGCGGGGCTGGAAGTTGCCGCGCCCGCCATGCCGCATGGCGGCCTGGCGGCGGCCTGA
- the phnE gene encoding phosphonate ABC transporter, permease protein PhnE: protein MIPATPPRAVRAPRASLPVMFVWAVVLALLAMSWQGADMRPLDLWRDSGNMAKFAADFFPPSFRDWRIYLDEMLVTVQIAIWGTFLSIVFAVPLGLACSANIVPAWVYQPMRRVMDACRAINEMVFAMLFIVAVGLGPFAGVLALWVHTTGVLAKLFSEAVEAIDPRPVEGVRATGASALEEVVYGVIPQVLPLWISYALYRFESNVRSATVLGIVGAGGIGTVLWEIIRSFQYAETCAVIIIIVGFVTVIDLLSARIRKALV, encoded by the coding sequence ATGATCCCAGCCACTCCGCCTCGTGCCGTCCGTGCGCCGCGTGCCAGCCTGCCTGTCATGTTCGTCTGGGCGGTGGTGCTCGCCTTGCTGGCCATGTCGTGGCAGGGCGCCGACATGCGTCCGCTCGACCTGTGGAGGGATTCCGGCAACATGGCGAAATTCGCTGCCGACTTCTTCCCGCCCAGTTTCCGTGACTGGCGCATCTACCTGGACGAGATGCTGGTGACCGTGCAGATCGCGATCTGGGGCACCTTCCTGTCCATCGTGTTTGCCGTGCCGCTGGGGCTGGCGTGTTCGGCCAATATCGTGCCGGCCTGGGTCTACCAGCCGATGCGCCGCGTGATGGACGCCTGCCGCGCCATCAATGAGATGGTGTTCGCCATGCTGTTTATCGTGGCGGTGGGGCTAGGCCCCTTCGCCGGCGTGCTCGCGCTGTGGGTGCACACCACCGGCGTGCTGGCCAAGCTGTTCTCGGAAGCCGTGGAGGCCATCGACCCGCGCCCCGTGGAAGGCGTGCGCGCCACCGGCGCCAGCGCGCTGGAAGAGGTGGTCTACGGCGTGATCCCGCAGGTGCTGCCGCTGTGGATCTCCTATGCGCTGTACCGCTTCGAATCCAATGTGCGCTCGGCCACGGTGCTAGGCATCGTCGGCGCGGGCGGCATCGGCACCGTGCTGTGGGAGATCATCCGCAGCTTCCAGTATGCCGAGACCTGCGCGGTGATCATCATCATCGTTGGCTTTGTCACGGTCATCGATTTGCTGTCCGCCCGGATCCGCAAGGCGCTGGTCTGA
- a CDS encoding OsmC family protein codes for MSNSQATARIGSADANYLVHLQAGSHALVGDESAGLGGTDQGPPPFAFVLSGLVSCTAITLKMYMQRKQWPVADVEVTAVFQGKDEARFIRREVRLGGVELGEAERERLAQICERTPVTLFLKGASRIETTFL; via the coding sequence ATGTCAAACTCCCAAGCCACCGCCCGGATCGGCTCGGCCGATGCCAACTACCTTGTGCACCTGCAGGCCGGCAGCCACGCACTGGTCGGTGACGAGTCCGCCGGGCTGGGCGGCACGGACCAGGGCCCGCCGCCCTTTGCCTTCGTGCTGTCCGGGCTGGTGTCCTGCACCGCCATCACGCTGAAAATGTATATGCAGAGAAAACAGTGGCCCGTGGCTGATGTGGAAGTCACGGCAGTCTTCCAGGGCAAGGATGAGGCACGCTTCATCCGGCGCGAAGTCCGGCTTGGCGGCGTGGAACTGGGCGAGGCCGAGCGCGAGCGGCTCGCGCAGATCTGCGAGCGCACGCCGGTGACGCTGTTCCTCAAGGGTGCGTCAAGGATCGAGACAACCTTCCTCTGA
- the phnD gene encoding phosphonate ABC transporter substrate-binding protein has translation MLRRTLFALIVSSAAGALSLPAFAQEGKVLNMGFISTETSSNLKSAWQPVVDDLSKQLGVQVKPFFASDYAGIIEAMRFNKVQIAWFGNKSAIEAVDRASGEVFASVIDKDGNPGYWSLLIVNKDSNLKTLDDVLKQGKSLSYGAGDPNSTSGTAVPGHYLWGAHKIEPKTFFKTVRVSNHETNLLSVLNKQVDVAVNNTENMERYRINTGKNAYDQVRVLWKSPLIPADPLVYRKDLPADVKAKVQTFFVNYGKGADAAREKENLAKLTYQGFRASNDNQLVPIRQIELAREKAKIESDTTMAAPDKEKRLADLSSKLAALDKIAASAQ, from the coding sequence ATGCTGCGCAGAACCCTTTTTGCCCTGATCGTCTCGAGCGCCGCTGGCGCGCTCTCGCTGCCCGCCTTTGCCCAGGAAGGCAAGGTCCTCAACATGGGCTTTATCTCGACGGAAACCTCGTCCAACCTGAAGTCCGCCTGGCAGCCGGTGGTCGATGACCTGAGCAAGCAGTTGGGCGTGCAGGTCAAGCCGTTCTTTGCCTCCGACTATGCTGGCATCATCGAAGCCATGCGCTTCAACAAGGTGCAGATCGCCTGGTTCGGCAACAAGTCCGCCATCGAAGCGGTGGACCGCGCCAGCGGCGAGGTGTTCGCCTCGGTGATCGACAAGGACGGCAACCCGGGCTACTGGTCGCTCCTGATCGTCAACAAGGACAGCAACCTCAAGACGCTGGATGACGTGCTCAAGCAAGGCAAGTCGCTGAGCTACGGCGCGGGCGATCCGAACTCCACCTCGGGCACCGCCGTGCCGGGCCACTACCTGTGGGGCGCCCACAAGATCGAGCCGAAGACCTTCTTCAAGACGGTGCGCGTGAGCAATCACGAAACCAACCTGCTGTCGGTGCTGAACAAACAGGTCGACGTGGCGGTCAACAACACCGAGAACATGGAGCGCTACCGCATCAACACCGGCAAGAACGCCTATGACCAGGTACGCGTGCTGTGGAAGTCGCCGCTGATCCCGGCGGATCCGCTGGTCTACCGCAAGGACCTGCCGGCCGATGTCAAGGCCAAGGTGCAGACCTTCTTCGTGAACTACGGCAAGGGTGCCGATGCCGCGCGCGAGAAGGAGAACCTCGCCAAGCTGACCTACCAGGGATTCCGCGCGTCCAACGACAACCAGCTGGTGCCGATCCGCCAGATCGAGCTGGCCCGTGAGAAGGCCAAGATCGAGTCCGACACCACGATGGCCGCGCCGGACAAGGAAAAGCGCCTTGCCGACCTGAGCAGCAAGCTGGCTGCGCTGGACAAGATCGCCGCCAGCGCGCAGTAA
- a CDS encoding tripartite tricarboxylate transporter substrate binding protein has product MISTKRWLAAAVAATAALTLPALTLAQAFPAKPVKIVVPYPPGGTNDIVVRLLAQKLGDSMGQPFVVENKPGASGNLGAEQVARAAPDGYTLLLVTTGHSIHPSLYKHLRYNIKTDLTPVSELTRGPMLVMVTPSLPYKTVQDVIAAAKAKPGSINFGSAGNGSSTHLATELLSSMAGVKMTHIPYSGSAPAMADVMAGNAQLVMDLMFSALPQVNGGKLRAIAITGAKRSPLLPGVPTVAESGVPGFETLAWNGLMAPANTPKPIIDKLNAEIHKALDAPEMKERLRAQGFEPSPGTPEQFGALIRAEIDRWATVVKTSGAKVE; this is encoded by the coding sequence ATGATCAGCACGAAACGCTGGCTTGCCGCTGCCGTTGCGGCCACCGCCGCTCTCACCTTGCCCGCGCTTACCCTGGCGCAGGCTTTTCCTGCCAAGCCCGTCAAGATCGTCGTGCCTTACCCGCCGGGCGGCACCAATGACATCGTGGTGCGCCTGCTGGCGCAGAAGCTGGGTGACAGCATGGGCCAGCCGTTCGTGGTCGAAAACAAGCCCGGCGCTTCCGGCAACCTGGGTGCGGAGCAGGTGGCCCGCGCGGCGCCCGACGGCTACACGCTGCTGCTGGTGACGACGGGGCATTCGATTCACCCTTCGCTCTACAAGCACCTGCGCTACAACATCAAGACCGATCTCACGCCGGTGAGCGAGCTGACGCGCGGCCCGATGCTGGTGATGGTGACCCCGTCGCTGCCTTACAAGACGGTGCAGGACGTGATTGCCGCGGCCAAGGCCAAGCCGGGATCGATCAACTTCGGCTCGGCGGGCAACGGTTCGTCCACGCACCTGGCTACCGAGCTGCTGAGTTCGATGGCCGGCGTGAAGATGACCCACATCCCGTACAGCGGCAGCGCGCCTGCCATGGCGGACGTGATGGCGGGCAATGCCCAGCTGGTGATGGACCTGATGTTCTCGGCGCTGCCGCAGGTCAATGGCGGCAAGCTGCGTGCGATCGCCATCACCGGCGCCAAGCGCTCGCCGCTGCTGCCTGGTGTGCCAACGGTGGCAGAGTCCGGCGTGCCAGGCTTCGAGACCCTGGCGTGGAACGGGCTGATGGCGCCGGCAAACACGCCCAAGCCGATCATCGACAAGCTCAACGCCGAGATCCACAAAGCGCTGGACGCGCCGGAGATGAAGGAGCGCCTGCGCGCGCAGGGCTTCGAGCCGTCGCCGGGCACGCCAGAGCAGTTCGGCGCGTTGATCCGCGCCGAGATCGACCGTTGGGCAACGGTCGTCAAGACGTCCGGCGCCAAAGTCGAATAG
- a CDS encoding alpha/beta fold hydrolase, whose translation MEAQRLQFPGSDGQQLSARLDLPVGPVRTFALFAHCFTCGKDVLAATRIAQALTAHGIAVLRFDFTGLGGSGGDFANTNFSSNVADLLAAADYLRQHHRAPALLIGHSLGGAAVLSAAHGIPEAKAVVTIAAPSDPSHVVGLFGDQAARIEADGQAEVRLAGRAFKIKRQFIEDVAEQKLLDSVAKLRKALLVMHAPQDDTVGIDNATQIFIAAKHPKSFVSLDRADHLLTRKADAVYVANTIAAWSQRYLDIDALDVPAAVAEEGLVRVEESHVGKYQERITAGPHHLLADEPVSFGGLNGGPAPYDLLLAGLGACTAMTMRMYADRKGWPLEHVAVTLRHEKIHATDSAECSTTEGKIDWIEREITMRGPLDEAQRAALMEIADKCPVHRTLHSEVVVRTHLAATAAR comes from the coding sequence ATGGAAGCCCAGCGCCTGCAGTTCCCGGGAAGTGATGGTCAGCAACTCAGCGCACGGCTGGATTTGCCAGTTGGCCCGGTGCGCACCTTTGCCTTGTTCGCCCATTGCTTCACTTGCGGCAAGGACGTGCTGGCGGCGACGCGTATCGCGCAGGCGCTGACGGCGCACGGCATCGCCGTGCTGCGCTTTGATTTCACCGGCCTTGGCGGCAGCGGCGGCGATTTCGCCAATACCAATTTCTCGTCCAACGTGGCCGACCTGCTGGCGGCGGCGGACTACCTGCGCCAGCATCACCGGGCGCCGGCCTTGCTGATCGGCCACAGCCTGGGCGGCGCGGCGGTGCTCAGCGCCGCGCACGGCATCCCCGAAGCCAAGGCGGTCGTCACCATCGCCGCGCCGAGCGATCCGAGCCATGTGGTCGGCCTGTTCGGCGACCAGGCCGCGCGCATCGAGGCCGATGGACAGGCCGAGGTCCGGCTCGCCGGCCGTGCGTTCAAGATCAAGCGGCAATTCATCGAAGACGTGGCCGAGCAGAAGCTGCTCGATAGCGTAGCCAAGCTGCGCAAGGCGCTGCTGGTCATGCATGCGCCGCAGGACGACACCGTCGGCATCGACAACGCCACGCAGATCTTCATTGCCGCCAAGCACCCCAAGAGCTTCGTCTCGCTCGACCGCGCCGATCACCTGCTCACGCGCAAGGCCGATGCCGTCTACGTGGCCAACACCATCGCGGCATGGAGCCAGCGCTATCTCGACATCGATGCCCTGGATGTGCCGGCCGCGGTGGCCGAGGAAGGGCTGGTGCGGGTGGAGGAAAGCCACGTCGGCAAGTACCAGGAGCGCATCACCGCCGGGCCTCATCACTTGCTGGCCGACGAGCCCGTTTCGTTTGGCGGCCTCAATGGCGGGCCTGCGCCTTACGACTTGCTGCTGGCGGGGCTGGGCGCCTGCACCGCCATGACCATGCGCATGTATGCCGATCGCAAGGGCTGGCCACTGGAACACGTGGCCGTGACGCTGCGCCACGAGAAGATCCACGCGACCGATAGCGCGGAGTGCTCCACCACCGAAGGCAAGATCGACTGGATCGAGCGGGAGATCACCATGCGCGGCCCGCTGGACGAGGCGCAACGCGCGGCGCTGATGGAGATCGCCGACAAGTGCCCGGTCCACCGGACCCTGCATTCGGAGGTGGTGGTGCGGACCCATCTGGCGGCGACTGCCGCCAGGTAG
- a CDS encoding phosphonate degradation HD-domain oxygenase, protein MTILRRIEILFSGHGTAFYGGEAITQTEHALQCAQLAEQAGDPEPLIVASLLHDLGHLVMSEDSTTDLRHQEVGADLLAVGFGPEVTEPVRMHVAAKRYLCATEPGYQAILSPASQHSLALQGGPFGAAQAQAFVDHPHGPAAVRLRRYDDLAKVVGLATPPLEHYLPMVARCLRRAP, encoded by the coding sequence ATGACGATCCTCAGGCGCATCGAAATCCTCTTCTCCGGCCACGGCACCGCCTTCTATGGCGGCGAGGCCATCACCCAGACCGAACATGCGCTGCAGTGCGCGCAGCTGGCCGAGCAGGCCGGCGACCCCGAGCCGCTGATCGTCGCCAGCCTGCTGCACGACCTCGGCCACCTCGTGATGTCCGAGGACAGCACCACCGATTTGCGCCACCAGGAAGTCGGCGCCGACCTGCTGGCGGTCGGGTTTGGGCCGGAGGTGACCGAGCCGGTGCGCATGCATGTGGCCGCCAAGCGCTACCTGTGCGCTACCGAGCCGGGCTACCAGGCTATCCTGTCGCCGGCCTCGCAACACAGCCTGGCACTGCAGGGCGGCCCCTTTGGCGCGGCCCAGGCGCAGGCTTTCGTCGACCACCCCCACGGGCCGGCAGCCGTGCGCCTGCGCCGTTATGACGACCTGGCCAAGGTCGTCGGCCTTGCCACGCCGCCGCTGGAGCACTACCTGCCGATGGTGGCGCGCTGCCTGCGCCGTGCGCCCTGA
- a CDS encoding type II toxin-antitoxin system Phd/YefM family antitoxin, producing the protein MTVTRAIYATATVSITDLRRNPGAIIEEAGNEPVAVLNHNRPAAYLVPAQAFEALMDRLEDIELAEIVRQRRGGKSVKVSLDEL; encoded by the coding sequence ATGACTGTCACACGCGCCATCTACGCTACCGCGACCGTAAGCATCACGGACCTTCGCCGCAACCCCGGTGCCATCATTGAGGAGGCCGGTAACGAACCCGTGGCAGTCCTCAATCACAATCGCCCGGCCGCATACCTGGTTCCCGCCCAGGCTTTCGAAGCACTCATGGACAGGCTCGAGGACATCGAGCTTGCAGAAATCGTTCGGCAGCGTCGCGGCGGGAAGTCCGTAAAGGTGTCGCTGGATGAGTTATGA
- a CDS encoding GNAT family N-acetyltransferase — protein sequence MDLPEAHRTRGGPTLHEVTGTDAELLQVAALLAEMDNETPLPLQRMRALFAQLKAMPYYRCYLMRSAAGEALGTFCLLVFPVLAHDGRSEAIVESVVVTHAARGTGVGTAMMHAAMRLAEEAGASKLVLSSSARRVQAHRLYRRLGFAEHGTSFSIGLPVAAVHL from the coding sequence ATGGACCTGCCTGAAGCACACCGCACCAGGGGCGGCCCGACCCTGCACGAAGTGACCGGCACCGATGCTGAACTGCTGCAGGTGGCCGCCTTGCTCGCCGAAATGGACAACGAGACGCCGCTGCCTTTGCAGCGCATGCGCGCGCTGTTCGCCCAGCTCAAGGCGATGCCGTACTATCGCTGCTACCTGATGCGCAGCGCCGCCGGCGAAGCGCTCGGCACGTTCTGCCTGCTGGTGTTCCCGGTGCTGGCGCACGACGGCCGCAGCGAGGCCATCGTGGAAAGCGTGGTGGTGACCCACGCCGCGCGCGGCACCGGCGTAGGCACGGCCATGATGCACGCCGCCATGCGGCTGGCCGAAGAGGCGGGCGCCTCAAAGCTGGTGCTGTCGTCCAGCGCGCGCCGGGTGCAGGCGCATCGGCTTTACCGGCGCCTTGGGTTTGCGGAGCACGGGACCAGCTTTAGCATAGGGTTGCCGGTGGCGGCGGTGCACCTCTGA
- a CDS encoding LysR family transcriptional regulator has product MLPTLKQLQHFVAIAETGQVSRAALRCHVSQSSMTASLKSLEQAVGVQLFTRHAGGVRLTEAGTRFLRHAQQIEDAVLDAVEAVSVAPVDIAGTVRMGVTETITAYVLPGLLESIERKFPRLRLELLERERHDIERGILRGEIDIALLLVSNLPGLDHVTCETLLRSPRQLWGHPEHPLMTADRIGLADVARHDYILLDMDEHIATVGKYWGQYGLAPQVRYQSCSIEAVRSLVAAGRGIAILSDLVYRPWSLEGQRIVRRGIADKVPSMDVGLVWKREPATAGNVVALADYLRSALKGREKARM; this is encoded by the coding sequence ATGCTCCCCACTCTAAAGCAACTGCAGCATTTCGTGGCCATCGCCGAGACGGGGCAAGTGTCGCGTGCGGCACTTCGTTGCCACGTATCGCAGTCGTCCATGACGGCCTCCCTGAAGAGTCTGGAGCAAGCGGTGGGCGTGCAGTTGTTCACCCGGCACGCCGGCGGCGTGCGCCTTACCGAAGCCGGTACGCGTTTCCTGCGGCATGCGCAGCAGATCGAGGACGCCGTGCTGGATGCGGTGGAAGCCGTCAGCGTGGCGCCGGTAGACATCGCGGGCACGGTGCGCATGGGCGTGACCGAAACCATCACGGCTTATGTGCTGCCCGGCTTGCTAGAGTCCATCGAGAGAAAATTCCCCAGGCTGCGGCTTGAGCTGCTGGAGCGGGAACGGCATGACATCGAGCGGGGCATCCTGCGTGGCGAGATCGATATTGCCCTGCTGCTGGTTTCGAACCTGCCCGGGCTCGACCATGTCACCTGCGAAACGCTGCTGCGCTCGCCAAGGCAGCTATGGGGCCATCCCGAGCATCCGCTGATGACGGCGGACCGCATCGGCCTGGCGGACGTGGCGCGGCATGACTACATCCTGCTCGACATGGACGAGCACATTGCCACGGTCGGCAAGTACTGGGGGCAATATGGTCTGGCGCCCCAGGTCCGCTACCAGAGCTGCTCGATCGAGGCGGTCCGCAGCCTGGTGGCGGCCGGGCGCGGCATCGCCATCCTGTCCGACCTGGTCTACCGGCCGTGGTCGCTGGAGGGGCAGCGCATCGTGCGGCGCGGGATTGCCGACAAGGTGCCGTCGATGGACGTGGGGCTGGTATGGAAGCGGGAACCCGCCACCGCGGGCAATGTGGTGGCGCTGGCGGACTACCTGCGCAGTGCGCTCAAGGGCAGGGAGAAAGCACGCATGTGA